Proteins from one Bradyrhizobium roseum genomic window:
- a CDS encoding phasin: MTTDTNSVLNTVKEAFAPVTEAFTKLQSMEVPEAARDFVKKQAETAKVRAADFHAGSEKVTAAVETAVAGSVAEAAKISRNIQQALYQDVEAFFAGIDKLASAKSLSEAAQIQSEAVRAQGEVLVSRAKATSEYLGKLVSESAKTAQDNFSKVYSKTA, translated from the coding sequence ATGACCACCGACACCAATTCCGTACTGAACACCGTCAAGGAAGCCTTCGCGCCCGTCACCGAGGCGTTCACCAAGCTCCAGAGCATGGAAGTTCCGGAAGCTGCGCGTGACTTCGTGAAGAAGCAGGCCGAGACCGCCAAGGTTCGTGCCGCCGATTTCCATGCCGGTTCCGAGAAGGTGACCGCCGCCGTCGAGACCGCCGTTGCCGGTTCGGTCGCCGAGGCTGCCAAGATCAGCCGCAACATCCAGCAGGCGCTCTATCAGGACGTCGAAGCGTTCTTCGCCGGCATCGACAAGCTCGCTTCGGCCAAGTCGCTGAGCGAAGCGGCCCAGATCCAGTCCGAGGCGGTTCGTGCCCAGGGCGAAGTGCTGGTCTCCCGCGCCAAGGCGACGTCCGAATATCTCGGCAAGCTCGTCTCCGAGAGCGCCAAGACCGCGCAGGACAACTTCTCCAAGGTCTACTCCAAGACCGCCTGA
- a CDS encoding GNAT family N-acetyltransferase encodes MSETRSYPRLVKTDAGEIEFRMMARADEAAVLAFAQKLPTHDLLFLPRNISQPKVLSAWVNEIERGAITSLLAVKGGAVVGCGTLVRDPHSWSPHVGEIRMVVSLDVRGQGVGRALSQETFALALGAGLEKLSVQMTVDQQAAIALFESLGFKAEALLRDHVRDVDGRKHDIVVLGHNVAQVRAQMEAYGLPGAVQH; translated from the coding sequence ATGAGCGAAACCCGTTCCTATCCGCGCCTCGTCAAGACCGACGCCGGCGAGATCGAATTCCGTATGATGGCGCGCGCCGACGAAGCCGCGGTGCTGGCGTTCGCGCAAAAGCTGCCGACGCACGATCTGCTGTTCCTGCCGCGCAACATCAGCCAGCCCAAGGTGCTGTCGGCCTGGGTCAACGAGATCGAGCGCGGCGCCATCACCAGCCTGCTGGCGGTGAAGGGCGGGGCGGTGGTCGGCTGCGGGACGCTGGTGCGTGACCCGCATTCCTGGTCGCCCCATGTCGGCGAGATCCGGATGGTGGTGTCGCTGGATGTCCGCGGGCAGGGCGTCGGCCGGGCCCTGTCGCAGGAGACATTCGCGCTGGCGCTGGGGGCGGGGCTGGAGAAGCTGTCGGTGCAGATGACGGTCGACCAGCAGGCGGCCATCGCCCTGTTCGAGAGCCTCGGCTTCAAGGCGGAGGCGCTGCTGCGCGACCACGTCCGGGACGTCGACGGCAGGAAGCATGACATCGTCGTGCTCGGGCATAATGTGGCGCAGGTGCGGGCCCAGATGGAGGCCTACGGGCTGCCGGGGGCGGTCCAGCACTGA
- a CDS encoding alpha/beta fold hydrolase, with protein MNAPAGLDPASIAERIQSEVQRAIQRSIKGVEYFASSGPSLGSTPKDILALRGTMNLYHYRPMADEIYRVPILIVMATTNRGYILDLVPGQSFIEFLLKRGYDVYMLDWTAPKPEEKSLRMDDYVLDFIPDCIRRVQQDSGEKDVSIIGYCFGGVLSLLYGSIFNDGPMKNLICFTTPIDFREMKLFSNFSDRRYFDVDRLVDSVGNVPPEMILSSFEMLRPASRAASQVQLWENIWNDEYVKAYRMMDRWGTDTLPLAGEYFRAITKDLMWDNKLFNDTMSVGGRAANIADIKVPILHAVAEHDHIVPYDAAKHLIKKVGSTDKEEVMLKGGHVSVVAGANAVKRLWPKLDSWLGKRST; from the coding sequence ATGAACGCTCCCGCGGGCCTCGATCCGGCGTCGATTGCGGAGCGGATCCAGTCCGAGGTGCAGCGCGCGATCCAGCGCAGCATCAAGGGCGTCGAGTATTTTGCCTCATCAGGCCCGTCTCTCGGCTCCACGCCAAAGGACATCCTTGCCCTCCGCGGCACCATGAACCTCTATCACTACCGGCCGATGGCGGATGAGATCTACCGCGTGCCGATCCTGATCGTGATGGCGACCACCAACCGCGGCTACATTCTCGACCTCGTGCCGGGCCAGAGCTTCATCGAGTTTCTGCTGAAGCGCGGCTACGACGTCTACATGCTGGACTGGACCGCGCCGAAGCCGGAAGAGAAAAGCCTGCGGATGGACGACTACGTTCTCGACTTCATCCCGGATTGCATCCGCCGCGTGCAGCAGGATTCCGGCGAAAAGGACGTCAGCATCATCGGCTATTGCTTCGGCGGCGTGCTGTCACTGCTGTACGGCTCGATCTTCAACGACGGGCCGATGAAGAACCTGATCTGCTTTACCACGCCGATCGATTTCCGCGAGATGAAGCTGTTTTCGAATTTCTCCGATCGCCGCTATTTCGACGTCGACCGCCTCGTCGACAGCGTCGGCAACGTGCCACCGGAAATGATCCTGTCGTCGTTCGAGATGCTGCGGCCGGCCTCGCGCGCCGCCAGCCAGGTTCAATTGTGGGAGAACATCTGGAACGATGAATACGTCAAGGCCTACCGGATGATGGACCGCTGGGGCACCGACACGCTGCCGCTGGCGGGCGAGTACTTTCGCGCCATCACCAAGGACCTGATGTGGGACAACAAGCTGTTCAACGACACCATGTCGGTCGGCGGCCGCGCGGCCAATATCGCCGACATCAAGGTGCCGATCCTGCATGCGGTGGCCGAGCACGACCACATCGTGCCCTATGACGCGGCAAAACACCTGATCAAGAAGGTCGGCTCGACCGACAAGGAAGAGGTGATGCTGAAGGGCGGCCATGTCAGCGTCGTCGCCGGCGCCAACGCCGTCAAGCGGCTGTGGCCGAAACTGGATTCCTGGCTGGGGAAGAGATCGACATGA
- a CDS encoding alpha/beta fold hydrolase, whose product MLAHQPPQIARANGIDICYEIFGDPTAEPMLLIMGLGAQMIHWDDDFCRQLAARGFRVIRFDNRDIGKSSHLSGGARLTPFELIKLRFLRIPVASTYKLIDMAKDTVGLMDVLGIKSAHLVGASMGGMIAQEVALSFPHRVRSLTSIMSTTGNPRLPPPTREAAAALMAPPPRTKEEYFARFAKTWKILRVGSFPEDEALDPSRAARTFERGLNPAGVGRQLRAVLASGSRKERLHHLKIPTLVIHGTVDPLVRPAGGKDTAASIPGAKLLMIEGMGHALPIPMWPQIIGAIDEHAHRAAAKAA is encoded by the coding sequence ATGCTTGCCCATCAGCCGCCCCAGATCGCTCGCGCCAACGGCATCGACATCTGCTACGAGATCTTCGGCGACCCGACCGCGGAACCGATGCTGCTGATCATGGGGCTCGGCGCCCAGATGATTCACTGGGACGACGATTTCTGCCGCCAGCTCGCCGCGCGCGGCTTTCGCGTCATTCGCTTCGACAACCGCGACATCGGCAAATCCTCGCATCTGTCCGGCGGCGCGCGCCTGACGCCGTTCGAACTGATCAAATTGCGGTTCCTCAGGATTCCGGTCGCCTCGACCTACAAGCTCATCGACATGGCCAAGGACACCGTCGGCCTGATGGACGTTCTCGGCATCAAGTCGGCGCATCTGGTCGGCGCGTCGATGGGCGGCATGATCGCGCAAGAGGTAGCCTTGTCCTTTCCGCACCGGGTTCGCTCGCTCACCTCGATCATGTCGACCACCGGCAACCCGAGGCTTCCGCCGCCGACCCGCGAGGCCGCCGCCGCGCTGATGGCGCCGCCGCCGCGCACCAAGGAGGAATATTTTGCGCGGTTCGCCAAGACCTGGAAGATACTGCGCGTCGGCTCGTTCCCGGAAGACGAGGCGCTCGATCCCTCGCGCGCCGCGCGCACCTTCGAACGCGGCCTCAATCCAGCCGGCGTCGGGCGGCAGTTGCGCGCGGTGCTGGCCTCCGGCAGCCGCAAGGAACGGCTGCACCACCTGAAGATTCCGACGCTGGTCATTCACGGCACCGTCGATCCGCTGGTGCGTCCCGCAGGCGGCAAGGATACGGCGGCGTCAATCCCCGGCGCGAAGCTCCTGATGATCGAAGGCATGGGCCACGCATTGCCGATCCCGATGTGGCCGCAGATCATCGGGGCGATCGACGAGCACGCCCATCGTGCGGCGGCGAAGGCGGCTTAA
- a CDS encoding spermidine synthase family protein, which produces MIPWEKLDTARIPGTEDELRLMRRGKEFSIMLGTNELMNSRLSGSEAALATLAARKIEKIAKPHMLIGGLGMGFTLRAALGALGNEAQIMVVELVPAVVAWARGPMAEIFGDSLGDPRVSIREADVTEIIRTHRAKFDAILLDVDNGPEGLTRKANDALYSSAGLNAAHVALRTGGVLAVWSSGPNPAFAKRLRGANFDVNEVNIRATGRGGGARHVIWIATKI; this is translated from the coding sequence ATGATTCCCTGGGAAAAACTCGACACCGCACGCATCCCCGGCACCGAGGACGAACTCCGCCTGATGCGCCGCGGCAAGGAGTTCTCCATCATGCTCGGCACCAACGAGCTGATGAACAGCCGCCTCTCGGGCTCGGAGGCCGCGCTGGCGACGTTGGCGGCGAGGAAGATCGAGAAGATCGCAAAGCCTCACATGCTCATCGGCGGCCTCGGCATGGGCTTTACGCTGCGGGCGGCGCTGGGGGCGCTCGGCAACGAGGCGCAAATCATGGTGGTCGAACTCGTCCCGGCCGTCGTCGCCTGGGCGCGCGGCCCGATGGCGGAAATCTTTGGCGATAGCCTCGGCGATCCCCGCGTCAGCATCCGTGAAGCCGATGTCACTGAAATCATCCGCACGCACCGTGCGAAATTCGATGCCATCCTGCTCGACGTTGACAACGGTCCGGAAGGCCTGACGCGCAAGGCCAATGATGCGCTCTATAGTTCAGCGGGGTTGAATGCGGCGCATGTGGCGCTGCGCACGGGCGGCGTTCTCGCGGTATGGTCGTCCGGCCCCAATCCGGCGTTTGCGAAGCGGCTGCGCGGCGCAAACTTCGACGTCAACGAAGTCAACATCCGCGCCACCGGCAGAGGCGGCGGCGCCCGCCACGTCATCTGGATCGCGACGAAGATTTAA